One window of the Rhodohalobacter sp. SW132 genome contains the following:
- the aroE gene encoding shikimate dehydrogenase has translation MQQTIYSFDEFRTSNYSTSPHYLVVGHPISHSLSPVMHNLALRHHGIEAKYVAVDLNPKSIADFTSWMNRDSFLGCNITIPYKRQLFPLVDSVSPEAEAVGAINTIKRNPEGTELSAFNTDIYGFQKPLEEYRDKLDYGRAILFGTGGASLAVQYALEEQGFEEIIIVSRTPDRIQPPAGNSFTRVVDYSQWQEFADEACLIINSTPLGMGKYSESSVVNQQDADYLMDTVCYDLVYNPMETKFLKLAKTSGAVTINGLDMLIYQGSRSFEIWTGYTFPFDLVKNELLTHF, from the coding sequence ATGCAACAAACTATCTACTCGTTTGATGAATTCAGAACCTCTAATTATTCCACCTCACCACACTATCTTGTTGTTGGCCATCCAATAAGCCATTCCTTATCTCCGGTTATGCATAATCTTGCGCTTCGCCACCACGGCATTGAGGCGAAGTATGTAGCAGTTGATTTAAATCCCAAATCAATCGCAGACTTTACGTCCTGGATGAATCGTGATTCGTTTCTTGGATGCAATATCACCATTCCGTATAAACGACAGTTATTTCCTTTAGTTGATTCGGTTTCACCAGAAGCAGAAGCAGTGGGTGCAATTAATACAATTAAACGGAACCCTGAAGGAACCGAACTTTCTGCCTTTAATACTGATATTTACGGATTTCAGAAACCGCTGGAGGAGTACCGGGATAAACTTGATTACGGCCGGGCCATTCTATTTGGAACAGGCGGAGCCAGCCTCGCTGTGCAATACGCTTTGGAAGAGCAAGGGTTTGAAGAGATTATCATAGTATCGAGAACCCCTGACCGCATTCAGCCTCCGGCTGGCAACTCTTTTACCAGGGTTGTGGATTATTCACAATGGCAGGAATTTGCTGATGAGGCGTGCCTGATCATAAATTCCACTCCACTTGGAATGGGAAAGTATTCGGAAAGTTCAGTCGTCAATCAACAGGATGCTGACTATTTGATGGATACGGTTTGCTATGATTTGGTCTATAACCCAATGGAAACCAAATTTCTGAAACTGGCAAAAACATCCGGTGCGGTTACCATTAACGGTCTGGATATGCTGATTTACCAGGGCAGCCGTTCATTTGAAATTTGGACCGGCTATACGTTCCCATTTGATCTTGTTAAAAATGAGCTGTTAACCCATTTTTGA
- a CDS encoding SRPBCC family protein — MAHERIEVDLPLAKAYELLCNPVHYTKFLDRIDEIEKVNSQTFDYKTNIGGEEFQWTTNIIDNLRNTRFAWITINGNLNQTGTIRFTPLDNGKRTRIDFSLDYRTFFGEPEEELANFIEGLAKQLKADLGKFKELAETDTFKDEQTEEKSSEVTA, encoded by the coding sequence ATGGCGCACGAAAGAATCGAAGTAGACCTACCCCTTGCCAAAGCTTACGAATTGCTTTGCAATCCAGTACATTATACAAAATTTCTGGATAGAATTGACGAGATCGAAAAAGTCAATTCCCAAACGTTCGACTACAAAACCAATATTGGTGGCGAGGAGTTTCAATGGACAACAAATATTATTGATAATCTAAGAAACACACGTTTTGCCTGGATTACTATTAATGGGAATTTAAATCAAACCGGTACTATTCGATTTACTCCGTTGGATAACGGAAAGCGCACTCGAATTGATTTTTCTCTCGATTACAGAACGTTCTTCGGCGAGCCGGAAGAAGAACTTGCAAACTTTATTGAAGGTCTGGCGAAACAGCTCAAAGCTGATCTTGGCAAATTCAAAGAATTGGCTGAAACAGACACCTTTAAAGATGAACAGACAGAAGAGAAGAGCAGCGAAGTGACTGCTTAA